The Nocardia arthritidis genome has a window encoding:
- a CDS encoding 3-oxoacyl-ACP synthase III family protein, which yields MPSVKEKNTRIESIGTYLPATSVSTAELLDKIETRAAPPIEALTGVRQRRVYDRSADGYEDSFVLATRAAEDALTRSRYRAEDLDVLISTSITRRRGPDRFSIEPAFSGLIADGIGAKNAATFDIGNACAGMVTGVMVLDRMIRQGLARTGMVVSGEQITPIAETAVREITEQYDPQFASLSVGDAGASVVIDTATDDADVIDYVDLMTSSGYAEFCLGKPSDKTEGVAMYTDNKSMHTEERYLQGIRWYLDYLRARGTKIEEEKFDFILHHQFSSRALDYINALLERESGVPAPTSLTVMEDFGNTASTSHFVALHEHLKRGTIAPGSKILVIPSASGMVYGHMSLRVSALRS from the coding sequence ATGCCATCGGTAAAAGAAAAGAACACCAGGATCGAATCGATCGGAACCTATCTTCCGGCAACCTCGGTCTCGACCGCCGAACTCCTGGACAAAATCGAGACCCGCGCCGCGCCGCCGATCGAGGCCCTCACCGGCGTCCGGCAGCGCCGGGTCTACGACCGTTCCGCCGACGGCTACGAGGATTCTTTCGTGCTGGCCACCCGCGCCGCCGAGGATGCACTGACCCGATCCAGGTACCGCGCCGAGGATCTCGACGTATTGATCTCGACCTCGATAACCCGCCGCAGGGGTCCGGACCGGTTCAGCATCGAACCCGCCTTCTCCGGCCTGATCGCCGACGGTATCGGCGCGAAAAACGCGGCGACCTTCGATATCGGCAATGCCTGCGCGGGCATGGTCACCGGGGTCATGGTGCTGGACCGGATGATTCGCCAGGGCCTTGCCCGCACCGGGATGGTGGTGAGCGGTGAGCAGATCACCCCCATCGCCGAGACCGCGGTGCGGGAGATCACCGAGCAGTACGACCCGCAGTTCGCCTCGCTCAGCGTCGGCGACGCGGGCGCGAGCGTGGTGATCGATACCGCGACCGATGACGCCGATGTCATCGATTACGTCGACCTGATGACCTCGTCCGGTTACGCGGAATTCTGCCTCGGCAAACCCAGCGATAAAACCGAGGGCGTCGCGATGTATACCGACAACAAGTCGATGCACACCGAGGAACGTTATTTGCAGGGAATTCGCTGGTATCTCGATTACCTGCGTGCCCGGGGCACGAAGATAGAAGAAGAGAAATTCGACTTCATACTCCATCACCAATTCAGCAGCCGGGCGCTGGACTATATCAACGCGCTGCTGGAACGGGAGTCCGGCGTGCCCGCGCCGACCAGCCTCACCGTCATGGAGGACTTCGGCAATACGGCGTCGACCTCCCATTTCGTGGCACTGCACGAACATTTGAAACGGGGCACCATCGCGCCGGGTTCGAAAATTCTGGTCATCCCGTCCGCGTCCGGGATGGTCTACGGCCACATGTCCCTGCGAGTCTCCGCACTGAGGAGCTGA
- a CDS encoding ParB/RepB/Spo0J family partition protein: MNGISDEVVEVPIDAVESSEFLRVRAVDSGHAELLAQTDGPLPPIVVHRDTMHVIDGLHRLQAAKSKGLRAIPVRFFEGSAEAAFVLAVQSNIAHGLPLSLRDRKVASLRIMLMYPAWSDRRIGVVTGLDHKTVGAIRRRAAGEIPQTPTRLGRDGRVRRLRETSTSRSGDQRRAGAHHPSRARAESDADAAATSLIDRLRRDPSLRLSETGRQVLRWLDAAPRSKAESVELAGQLPEHCLNLIHEMARQNAQSWQGFAAMIGDRLEARLSAIAPAAGS; this comes from the coding sequence GTGAACGGAATCTCCGACGAGGTGGTGGAGGTTCCCATTGATGCGGTCGAAAGCAGCGAGTTTCTGCGGGTACGCGCGGTGGACAGCGGTCACGCGGAACTGCTCGCGCAAACCGATGGACCACTGCCGCCGATCGTCGTCCACCGCGACACCATGCACGTCATCGACGGCCTGCACCGATTGCAGGCCGCGAAATCCAAGGGACTGCGCGCGATTCCGGTGCGCTTCTTCGAGGGCAGCGCGGAGGCGGCGTTCGTGCTCGCGGTCCAGTCGAATATCGCGCACGGACTGCCGCTCTCGCTGCGCGACCGCAAGGTCGCCTCGCTGCGGATCATGCTGATGTACCCGGCGTGGTCGGACCGCAGGATCGGCGTGGTGACCGGGCTCGATCACAAGACCGTCGGCGCCATCCGCCGCCGCGCGGCTGGGGAAATTCCCCAAACGCCTACCCGGTTGGGCCGCGACGGACGGGTTCGCCGACTTCGCGAGACCAGCACGTCCCGATCTGGGGATCAGCGGCGCGCCGGCGCGCACCACCCGAGCCGGGCGCGCGCCGAATCCGATGCGGATGCTGCGGCCACCTCGCTCATTGATCGGCTGCGTCGCGACCCGTCGCTGCGCCTGTCCGAGACCGGGCGTCAGGTGCTGCGCTGGCTCGACGCCGCACCGCGCAGCAAGGCCGAATCCGTAGAGCTGGCAGGACAATTGCCTGAGCACTGCCTGAACCTGATCCACGAGATGGCCCGCCAGAACGCACAGAGCTGGCAGGGTTTCGCGGCCATGATCGGTGATCGGCTGGAGGCTCGGCTCAGCGCGATCGCGCCGGCCGCAGGCTCATAG
- a CDS encoding MMPL family transporter, with the protein MAQLDSVLERAESARRLGFGYRWGAFVAAHWRVALGIWAVLLVACAICVPILENRLRAPDFTVDSAESAAARTILTDHFPSIGAEQDVIVFDGHGRAVETPEYRELITRVLTAVRTTHGVSDAIGPLDGAPMNLLADDHSSAIAIVSLDGNETRRGEIAEELTSKLHKYSSSMIYVGLTGHSPQQNDQIEVGVEDTTKAESIGMPVALLLLVLAMGAVVAAVVPVGVAVAGIAGAYGLIFLLSTLLHFDTLVLAVATMIGTGVGIDYSMFLVSRFREELAHSEIADKRTKITHAVAVTIDTTGRNILASGLIVMISLGALFVVRVPIFRAVAGGVAAAVAASLLVSMTLLPAVLSALGNRVNAGSLPAAFQPPDTRDGKSRGGWERWAHGIMRRPVVFALAATAALAVLALPLTGVKFGLDAGVQALSQQPSGKATQVIEQKFASGLLAPLQIVATTADTGPLNADQAQRAQAFFNKLSTDPRIAQVLPETADGRTVATVILRPAFDSPDATNLVKSLRADARKVAENDGPTLRIGGATAEYVDFGAEITDKTPLVFGLVLAMSLIFLIIVFRSALLPIEAIVMNLIAIAAAMGTTVAVFQWGLGESLFDFHSRGFIQVFLPTVVFATLFGLSMDYEVFLIGRIKEIWDMDRDNERAVAAGLSHTARPISTAAAIMVVVFGSFVTAHVLEDKQIGFSLAVAVAIDAVLVRLVLVPALLRLFGPWNWWLPQWRRKGFFLPSGTVNRKVVLLKRKSEHV; encoded by the coding sequence ATGGCACAACTGGATTCGGTACTGGAGCGGGCCGAATCGGCACGCCGGCTGGGCTTCGGTTATCGGTGGGGCGCCTTCGTCGCGGCACATTGGCGTGTGGCGCTTGGTATTTGGGCGGTGCTGCTGGTGGCCTGCGCGATCTGCGTTCCCATTCTCGAAAACCGGCTGCGGGCACCGGATTTCACCGTCGATTCGGCGGAATCGGCGGCCGCGCGCACGATTCTGACCGATCACTTCCCGAGTATCGGCGCCGAGCAGGACGTCATCGTCTTCGACGGGCACGGCCGCGCGGTCGAAACGCCGGAATATCGCGAGCTGATCACCAGGGTGCTCACCGCGGTCCGCACCACACACGGGGTTTCGGACGCGATCGGGCCGCTCGACGGCGCGCCGATGAACCTGCTCGCCGACGATCACAGCTCCGCCATCGCCATCGTCAGCCTCGACGGCAACGAGACGCGCCGCGGCGAGATCGCCGAGGAGCTGACCTCGAAATTGCACAAATACAGCTCCAGCATGATCTACGTCGGACTCACCGGGCACTCCCCGCAGCAGAACGATCAGATCGAGGTGGGCGTCGAGGATACGACCAAGGCCGAATCCATCGGCATGCCCGTCGCGCTGCTGCTGCTCGTGCTCGCGATGGGCGCGGTGGTCGCGGCGGTGGTGCCGGTCGGCGTCGCGGTGGCCGGTATCGCGGGCGCGTACGGGCTGATCTTCCTGCTGTCCACGCTGTTGCACTTCGACACCCTGGTGCTCGCGGTCGCCACCATGATCGGCACCGGCGTCGGCATCGACTATTCCATGTTCCTGGTGAGCCGATTCCGAGAAGAGTTGGCGCACAGCGAGATAGCGGACAAGCGCACGAAGATCACACACGCCGTCGCGGTGACCATCGATACGACGGGCCGCAATATCCTCGCCTCCGGGCTGATCGTGATGATCTCGCTCGGCGCGCTGTTCGTGGTGCGGGTGCCGATTTTCCGCGCCGTCGCGGGCGGAGTCGCCGCCGCGGTGGCCGCCTCGCTACTCGTCTCGATGACGCTGCTGCCCGCGGTGCTCTCGGCGCTCGGCAACAGAGTCAACGCGGGTTCGCTGCCCGCCGCCTTCCAACCGCCCGATACCCGCGACGGGAAATCCCGCGGCGGCTGGGAGCGCTGGGCGCACGGCATCATGCGGCGGCCGGTGGTCTTCGCCCTGGCCGCTACGGCCGCGCTCGCCGTGCTCGCACTGCCGCTGACGGGGGTGAAGTTCGGCCTGGACGCGGGCGTGCAGGCACTGTCCCAGCAGCCGTCGGGTAAGGCGACCCAGGTGATCGAGCAGAAATTCGCGAGCGGCCTGCTCGCGCCGCTGCAAATCGTCGCGACCACCGCCGACACCGGCCCGCTGAACGCCGATCAGGCACAGCGCGCACAGGCGTTCTTCAACAAATTGTCAACGGACCCGCGCATCGCCCAGGTGCTGCCGGAAACCGCCGACGGGCGCACGGTGGCCACCGTCATCCTGCGACCGGCATTCGATTCCCCGGACGCCACGAATCTGGTGAAATCACTGCGCGCCGATGCGCGGAAGGTCGCCGAGAACGACGGGCCGACGCTACGGATCGGCGGCGCGACCGCCGAATACGTCGACTTCGGCGCGGAAATCACCGATAAAACGCCACTGGTATTCGGACTCGTTTTGGCGATGTCACTGATATTCCTGATCATTGTTTTCCGGAGCGCGCTGCTGCCCATCGAGGCGATTGTGATGAATTTGATCGCCATCGCCGCGGCCATGGGCACGACCGTCGCGGTATTTCAATGGGGTCTCGGCGAATCTCTATTCGATTTCCACAGCCGCGGATTCATCCAGGTATTCCTGCCGACCGTTGTTTTCGCGACGCTCTTCGGACTGTCGATGGATTACGAAGTTTTTCTCATCGGGCGCATAAAGGAAATATGGGACATGGACCGGGACAACGAGCGCGCCGTCGCCGCCGGACTGTCCCACACGGCGCGACCGATCAGCACCGCCGCCGCCATCATGGTCGTCGTCTTCGGCAGCTTCGTGACCGCACATGTGTTGGAGGACAAGCAGATCGGCTTCTCCCTCGCGGTCGCGGTCGCGATCGACGCGGTCTTGGTCCGGCTGGTGCTCGTGCCGGCGCTGCTGCGGCTGTTCGGCCCATGGAATTGGTGGCTACCACAATGGCGGAGAAAAGGATTCTTCTTGCCAAGTGGAACCGTTAACCGAAAAGTCGTCTTGCTGAAACGGAAATCCGAGCATGTGTGA
- a CDS encoding TetR/AcrR family transcriptional regulator yields MTRSELNAPTSKATGSVWERKKLHAMREIQRVALDLFDEHGFRNVTVEQIATASNVSPSSIYRYFGTKEALILWDEYDPQFIELLAQEGGEVVTPAEFVGMIRAAVPALVQELAADEERIRRRMRYVVSQPDVRDGLARQTRQLEGVLRAVIAQRIGRGAGDLDVRLLAAIAAWGFDAALDYWGETGFELPLADALTYVIEALTRSAEAVLSFPPPDLGPKDTPGQS; encoded by the coding sequence GTGACCCGTTCAGAGTTGAACGCGCCCACGTCGAAGGCGACCGGTTCGGTGTGGGAGCGCAAGAAATTGCACGCCATGCGCGAGATCCAGCGCGTCGCCCTTGATCTCTTCGATGAGCACGGCTTTCGAAATGTGACGGTGGAGCAGATCGCCACCGCGTCCAATGTGTCCCCCAGCTCGATCTACCGCTACTTCGGCACGAAGGAGGCGCTGATCCTGTGGGACGAATACGACCCGCAATTCATCGAGCTGCTCGCCCAGGAGGGCGGCGAGGTGGTGACGCCGGCGGAGTTCGTCGGCATGATTCGCGCGGCGGTGCCCGCGCTGGTGCAGGAATTGGCCGCTGACGAGGAGCGCATCCGCCGCCGGATGCGATATGTGGTGAGTCAACCCGATGTGCGCGACGGCCTGGCCCGGCAGACCAGGCAGCTGGAGGGCGTGCTGCGCGCGGTGATCGCGCAGCGCATCGGCCGCGGCGCGGGCGATCTGGATGTCCGGCTGCTCGCGGCCATCGCGGCCTGGGGTTTCGACGCCGCGCTCGACTACTGGGGGGAAACCGGTTTCGAACTGCCGCTCGCGGATGCGCTGACCTATGTGATCGAGGCGCTTACCCGCAGTGCCGAGGCGGTCCTGTCGTTTCCGCCGCCCGATCTAGGGCCCAAGGACACTCCCGGACAATCCTGA
- a CDS encoding universal stress protein → MISGESSNPYRTIVVGANGSASSFAALRRAAILARVARAELVIACAYDRAYGADRHSPIGSYKDAEHLLQVTAAVDTILQAAVGHAEALGVERITPFAVPGTPRDGLLSVATDYEADLMVIGNREAGSSAVCDWVGPVGHAVANHSEADVLLVRPRGRFGCCSPLAGDEVAR, encoded by the coding sequence ATGATTTCAGGGGAATCTTCTAACCCGTACCGCACGATCGTCGTCGGGGCCAACGGCTCCGCGAGCTCGTTCGCGGCACTACGGCGGGCAGCGATATTGGCCAGGGTCGCGCGGGCCGAACTGGTCATCGCCTGCGCGTACGACCGGGCATACGGGGCGGATCGACATTCCCCGATCGGATCGTATAAGGACGCCGAACATCTACTACAGGTCACCGCGGCCGTCGACACCATCCTCCAGGCGGCGGTCGGGCATGCCGAGGCGCTGGGGGTCGAACGGATAACGCCGTTCGCCGTGCCGGGTACACCCCGTGACGGATTGCTCAGTGTGGCAACGGATTACGAGGCTGACCTGATGGTTATCGGGAACAGGGAAGCGGGCTCGAGCGCGGTCTGCGACTGGGTCGGGCCGGTCGGTCACGCCGTCGCCAACCATTCCGAGGCGGACGTGCTGCTGGTCCGGCCCCGCGGGCGCTTCGGCTGTTGTTCGCCGCTGGCCGGGGACGAGGTGGCGCGATGA
- a CDS encoding saccharopine dehydrogenase family protein: MTRILMLGGAGQMGQSAARILAAAPAVDRLVLTDLDARRAADFAKTLGPKASGIGLDVTDELALRAALADCDLVLNTVGPYFRFGEPILAATIAAGRNYIDICDDWEPTLAMLAMDEKARAAGIYALVGMGSSPGVANMLAVTAARELDTVDSIVTAWSAEDARTAVSDDGPSAAFVHGMHQISGSIRVVCDGVHVDRPALERIRIDYPGIGRGVAWSFGHPEAVTLDRAFPELRGNTNAIVADNLFIGVCHLLRWAVGAKLFTVDRAAAVAHRIVPLLPASGLIKPGALPRCSPWPPV; the protein is encoded by the coding sequence ATGACCAGGATCCTGATGCTCGGCGGGGCCGGGCAGATGGGACAGTCCGCGGCGCGGATACTCGCCGCCGCACCGGCGGTCGATCGGCTCGTGCTCACCGATCTGGATGCCCGGCGTGCCGCGGACTTCGCGAAAACCTTGGGCCCCAAGGCTTCCGGCATCGGGCTCGATGTCACCGACGAACTCGCGCTGCGCGCCGCACTGGCCGACTGCGATCTGGTGCTCAACACCGTCGGCCCGTATTTCCGCTTCGGCGAACCGATTCTGGCCGCGACCATCGCCGCCGGACGCAACTACATCGATATCTGTGACGACTGGGAGCCGACGCTGGCCATGCTGGCGATGGACGAAAAGGCCCGTGCGGCAGGTATTTACGCGCTGGTCGGAATGGGTAGCAGTCCGGGTGTCGCCAATATGCTCGCGGTGACCGCGGCGCGTGAACTCGACACCGTGGACAGCATCGTCACCGCGTGGAGCGCCGAGGACGCCCGCACGGCGGTCTCCGACGACGGCCCCAGCGCCGCCTTCGTGCACGGCATGCACCAGATCAGCGGCAGCATCAGGGTGGTCTGCGACGGCGTCCACGTGGATCGCCCTGCGCTGGAACGGATTCGGATCGACTACCCGGGCATCGGGCGCGGTGTGGCATGGAGCTTCGGGCATCCCGAGGCGGTCACCCTCGACCGGGCCTTCCCGGAACTGCGCGGCAACACCAACGCCATCGTCGCGGACAACCTGTTCATCGGCGTATGTCATCTGCTGCGCTGGGCGGTCGGCGCAAAGCTGTTCACGGTCGACCGCGCCGCCGCCGTCGCGCATCGCATCGTCCCTCTGCTGCCCGCATCGGGTCTCATCAAACCGGGCGCCCTGCCCCGCTGTTCGCCGTGGCCACCGGTTTGA
- a CDS encoding glycerol-3-phosphate dehydrogenase/oxidase produces MSARLDSTYRAAALNALGDNEIDVLVIGGGVVGAGAALDAAARGLTVTMVEARDFAAGTSSRSSKLIHGGLRYLEQLDFWLVREALQERGLLLRKLAPHLVRPVPFLFPLQHRVWERAYIGAGVALYDTMGGARALPMHRHLTRSRALELAPALRHDALTGAIRYYDAQVDDARHTMTIARTAARHGATVLTRTKVTGLLREGERVVGAQVTDLETGHEYTVRARSVISATGVWTDEMNRMTGVEFPFHVRTSKGVHILVPRERLDLDSGLIMRTEKSVLFVIPWGAHWIIGTTDTDWALDKNHPSASQADIRYILDHVNSLLREPLTEADIVGTYAGLRPLLSGASSSDTTKLSREHAVAEPVPGLFVIAGGKYTTYRVMAADVVDAAVKGFGRAVAPSVTDKLPLLGAVGYQELAEDVAGVAARAGLPTATVEHLLGRYGSAIADIFELIEGDRALAETLPGAEEYLAAEAVYAVTHEGALHLDDVLTRRTRISIEVADRGLTAAPVIAELIAPHLGWEAADVEREVTRYRDRVQAELAANEAADDVTANQARLVAVA; encoded by the coding sequence GTGTCCGCACGATTGGACTCCACTTACCGCGCCGCGGCGCTGAACGCGCTGGGTGACAACGAAATCGATGTGCTGGTGATCGGCGGCGGCGTGGTCGGCGCCGGCGCCGCACTCGACGCGGCGGCCCGCGGCCTGACCGTAACCATGGTCGAGGCAAGGGATTTCGCGGCGGGCACGTCCAGCCGCTCCAGCAAGCTGATCCACGGCGGCCTGCGCTACCTGGAACAGCTCGACTTCTGGCTGGTCCGGGAGGCGCTGCAGGAGCGCGGCCTGCTGCTGCGCAAGCTGGCCCCGCACCTGGTGCGCCCGGTGCCGTTCCTGTTCCCGCTGCAGCACCGGGTGTGGGAGCGCGCGTACATCGGCGCGGGCGTCGCGCTGTACGACACCATGGGCGGCGCCAGGGCCCTGCCCATGCATCGGCACCTGACGCGTTCGCGGGCACTGGAATTGGCGCCCGCGCTGCGGCACGACGCGCTCACCGGCGCGATCCGGTACTACGACGCGCAGGTCGACGACGCGCGCCACACCATGACCATCGCCCGCACCGCCGCGCGGCACGGCGCGACCGTACTCACCCGCACCAAGGTGACCGGCCTGCTGCGCGAGGGCGAGCGGGTGGTCGGCGCGCAGGTCACCGATCTGGAGACCGGCCACGAATACACCGTGCGCGCACGCAGCGTGATCAGCGCGACCGGCGTGTGGACCGATGAGATGAACCGGATGACGGGCGTCGAATTCCCGTTCCACGTGCGCACTTCCAAGGGTGTGCACATCCTGGTGCCGCGCGAGCGCCTCGATCTCGACAGCGGTCTGATCATGCGGACCGAGAAGAGCGTGCTGTTCGTGATCCCGTGGGGCGCGCACTGGATCATCGGCACCACCGACACCGACTGGGCGCTGGACAAGAACCACCCGTCGGCAAGTCAGGCGGATATCCGCTACATCCTCGATCACGTGAATTCGCTGCTGCGCGAACCGCTCACCGAGGCCGATATCGTCGGCACCTACGCGGGGCTGCGGCCGCTGCTCTCGGGCGCCTCGTCCAGCGACACCACCAAGCTGTCGCGGGAACACGCTGTCGCCGAACCGGTTCCGGGTCTGTTCGTGATCGCGGGCGGCAAGTACACCACCTACCGGGTGATGGCCGCCGACGTCGTCGACGCCGCCGTCAAGGGCTTCGGCCGCGCGGTGGCGCCGTCGGTCACCGATAAGCTGCCGCTGCTCGGCGCCGTCGGCTACCAGGAACTGGCCGAGGACGTCGCCGGTGTCGCCGCGCGCGCCGGACTGCCGACGGCCACCGTCGAACATCTGCTCGGCCGTTACGGTTCCGCGATCGCCGACATCTTCGAGCTCATCGAGGGTGACCGGGCGCTGGCTGAAACACTGCCCGGGGCCGAGGAATACCTCGCCGCCGAGGCCGTGTACGCCGTGACACACGAGGGCGCACTGCATCTCGACGATGTGCTGACCCGACGCACCCGCATCTCCATCGAGGTGGCCGATCGCGGTCTCACCGCCGCGCCGGTGATCGCGGAGCTCATCGCGCCGCATCTCGGTTGGGAGGCAGCGGATGTCGAGCGCGAGGTGACCCGCTACCGGGACCGCGTGCAGGCCGAGCTTGCCGCCAACGAGGCGGCCGACGACGTCACCGCGAATCAGGCCCGCTTGGTCGCGGTAGCCTGA
- the glpK gene encoding glycerol kinase GlpK yields the protein MSRYVGAIDQGTTSTRFMVFDHGGNEIARHQLEHEQILPRAGWVEHNPTEIWERTRAVIQTTLTQANLDASDLAAVGVTNQRETTVVWNRKTGRPYCNAIVWQDTRTDKIAAELERAGHGETIRRKAGLPPATYFSGGKLRWILDNVPGVAADAERGDAIFGTTDSWLLWNLTGGVDGGVHITDPTNASRTMLMDLETCDWDDELLAIFGIPRAMLPAIAPSSNPGLFGTTRADGPFGGAVSLAGVLGDQQAATVGQVCFRPGEAKNTYGTGNFLLLNTGTEIVRSQHGLLTTVAYQLGEAKPVYALEGSIAVTGSAVQWLRDQLGIISGAAQSESLARQAEDNGGVYFVPAFSGLFAPYWRSDARGVIVGLSRFSNNAHLARATLESICYQTRDVVEAMQADSGVKLETLRVDGGVTANELCMQLQADFLGVPVSRPVVAETTALGAAYAAGLAVGFWRNTDELEQNWQEAKRWEPTYTEEQREKGYGRWKKAVERTLDWVDVDD from the coding sequence ATGAGTCGGTATGTCGGTGCCATCGACCAGGGCACGACCAGCACCCGTTTCATGGTGTTCGATCACGGCGGCAACGAAATCGCCCGCCACCAACTGGAACACGAGCAGATCCTGCCGCGCGCGGGCTGGGTCGAGCACAACCCCACCGAGATCTGGGAGCGCACCCGCGCCGTCATCCAAACCACCCTGACCCAGGCGAATTTGGATGCGAGCGACCTGGCCGCGGTCGGCGTCACCAACCAGCGCGAAACCACCGTGGTGTGGAACCGCAAGACCGGGCGGCCGTACTGCAACGCGATCGTCTGGCAGGACACCCGAACCGACAAGATCGCCGCCGAACTCGAGCGCGCCGGCCACGGCGAAACCATCAGGCGCAAGGCCGGTTTGCCGCCCGCCACCTACTTCTCCGGCGGCAAGCTGCGCTGGATCCTCGACAACGTCCCCGGCGTTGCCGCCGATGCCGAACGCGGTGACGCGATCTTCGGCACCACCGACAGCTGGCTGCTGTGGAACCTCACCGGCGGCGTCGACGGCGGCGTGCACATCACCGATCCGACCAATGCCAGCCGCACCATGCTGATGGACCTGGAGACCTGCGACTGGGACGACGAACTGCTGGCGATCTTCGGGATTCCGCGGGCCATGCTGCCCGCCATCGCACCGTCCTCGAATCCCGGACTGTTCGGCACCACCCGGGCCGACGGCCCGTTCGGCGGCGCGGTGTCGCTGGCCGGCGTGCTCGGCGATCAGCAGGCGGCCACCGTCGGCCAGGTCTGCTTCCGGCCCGGCGAGGCGAAAAACACCTACGGCACCGGAAACTTCCTGCTGCTCAACACCGGAACCGAAATCGTGCGCTCGCAGCACGGCCTGCTGACCACCGTCGCCTACCAGTTGGGCGAGGCCAAGCCGGTGTACGCGCTGGAGGGCTCGATCGCGGTCACCGGTTCGGCCGTGCAGTGGCTGCGCGACCAGCTCGGCATCATTTCCGGTGCGGCACAGAGCGAATCGCTGGCCCGGCAGGCCGAGGACAACGGCGGCGTCTACTTCGTGCCCGCCTTCTCCGGACTGTTCGCGCCGTACTGGCGCTCGGATGCGCGCGGCGTCATCGTCGGGCTGTCCCGGTTCAGCAACAACGCCCATTTGGCCAGGGCGACACTGGAATCCATCTGCTACCAGACCCGCGACGTGGTCGAGGCGATGCAGGCCGATTCCGGTGTGAAACTCGAGACGCTGCGGGTGGACGGCGGCGTCACCGCCAACGAACTCTGCATGCAGTTGCAGGCCGATTTCCTCGGCGTTCCGGTATCGCGGCCGGTGGTCGCCGAAACCACCGCGCTCGGCGCCGCGTACGCGGCCGGTCTCGCGGTCGGGTTCTGGCGCAATACCGATGAGCTGGAACAGAACTGGCAGGAAGCCAAGCGCTGGGAGCCCACCTACACCGAGGAGCAGCGCGAAAAGGGCTACGGCCGTTGGAAGAAGGCCGTCGAACGCACCCTCGACTGGGTGGATGTCGACGACTGA
- a CDS encoding MIP/aquaporin family protein: MNFGSIFLSETLGTGILLLLGAGVVANALLNKSKGFDGGWLMINFGWGFGVLAGAYVAYKSGGHLNPALTIGILASGADQYAPGIDVTFANTVAYLGGQMFGAFLGAVAAYLAYKRHFDAEPDAAKKLGVFSTGPEIRAYGWNFLTEVIATFVLVFGILAFGHTQTGLGPLAAALLVVGIGASLGGPTGYAINPARDLGPRIAHALLPVNKTAPQRVPVAAGSAELPENPGAPNRKDSDWGYAWVPVLGPLAGGLLAGVAAHFFF, from the coding sequence GTGAACTTCGGCTCGATCTTCCTGAGCGAAACACTAGGCACGGGAATCCTGCTGCTGCTCGGCGCCGGCGTGGTCGCGAACGCGTTGCTGAACAAGTCGAAAGGTTTCGACGGCGGCTGGCTGATGATCAATTTCGGCTGGGGGTTCGGCGTGCTCGCCGGGGCCTACGTCGCCTATAAATCGGGCGGCCACCTCAACCCCGCGCTGACGATCGGCATCCTGGCCAGCGGCGCGGATCAATACGCACCGGGTATCGACGTCACATTCGCCAACACCGTCGCCTATCTCGGCGGGCAAATGTTCGGCGCGTTCCTCGGCGCGGTCGCCGCCTACCTCGCCTACAAGCGGCATTTCGACGCCGAACCCGACGCCGCCAAGAAGCTCGGCGTCTTCTCCACCGGCCCCGAGATCCGGGCGTACGGATGGAACTTCCTCACCGAGGTGATCGCCACCTTCGTGCTGGTCTTCGGCATCCTCGCCTTCGGTCACACCCAGACCGGCCTCGGCCCGCTCGCCGCCGCGCTGCTGGTGGTCGGCATCGGCGCCTCGCTCGGCGGACCCACCGGTTACGCCATCAACCCCGCCCGCGACCTCGGGCCGCGCATCGCGCACGCCCTCCTGCCCGTCAACAAGACCGCGCCACAACGGGTTCCGGTCGCCGCGGGTAGCGCGGAGCTGCCCGAGAACCCGGGCGCGCCGAACCGCAAGGACTCCGACTGGGGCTACGCCTGGGTGCCGGTCCTCGGCCCGCTGGCGGGTGGCCTGCTGGCCGGCGTCGCGGCACACTTCTTCTTCTGA